ATGCTTAAATCACGGAAGGCTAAATCGTCTTCAATTGTCGCGCCTCTGAGACCGAATGCCCTGAAAGGAACGCTCATAATTTCTCCGCGCAGAGCTGGGAAGGGGCCGCGTGAGTCAACTGTGCCGGTTCCGAGAGCTTTAGATATTCCGTACATATCATCAGAATCTACAGCGAGAGTAATAATTTCCGGTTGTATTCCCATTTCAAGCATTCTGACAGTATCGCCGACAAGCCAGGCTTTTGTGCCAGTTTCTTCGACCTTTTCAAGGACGTCTAAATAATTTCTCAATGTATTCATCTCCTCGTTTAAGATAAAGAATTTGGTGTATAGATTTTAGCAAATTTTAGCGACAAACTCTGCTATTTTAGCAGGTTCTATATTTCCTGTATTAATACAAATATCGTAATTAGCTTTATCGCCCCATTTTTGTCCGGTGTAGAACTCGTAATAATCTGCACGTGATTTATTAATCTGCTCGATTCGTTTAGCAAGCTCATTTTCTGACATTCCTGCGCCTTTCTCGTAATCACTGCTTTTATTTGCCTGACACCGTTTAATTTTGCTGTTCATGTCCGAATAAATGAATAATCTAAACGGGTTAAGCTCGCGTAAAATATAATCTGCCCCTCGTCCTACGATAATGCAGTCAGATTTTGAAGCCATTTCACGGATTATATTATGCTGTTCCTGCTGCACAGATTGATTATAATCCGGAATTACCGCCCAGAAAGTCCGCCCCGTATGAATCGGAAACGGGATAACGGGTCTATGTTCCGCGACATTTTGAACGTATTTCTCTGATAGAGACGTGCGCTTTGCTATTTCCGATATAATTTCGCGGTCGTAATATGCAACTTTGAGAATCTCGGCAAGTTTGCGGCCAACTTCACGACCACCGCTGCCGAACTCGCGCCCAATCGTGATTATCTTGTTCATAAAAATTTCCACCTCCCATTGAAGTTATAAATCTTAGCAGAAATTTTTTACAGCTGATAGAGTGAATTTGCTGATAAATGCGTGAATGGTGAAGGAGTTTCCGCCGCCGAGCAGGGTGGGCGGGTGGGGCGAGGCGGCGGCTTGATTCTGTTATATTATATTTTAGTGCAATAATGGCGAAATATTGTGTAAACGCTTTATATTACCAGACTGCAACGCGCGAGTCAGGAGCTAAATACATTTCATCGCCAGACACAATTTTATATGTATCGAAAAATTCCGGGAATTGCTGCACTATTGCATTGACTCTGATATAGGGCATCGCGTGAACATCAAATTTTAACAAACTGTCGATTCTTTCGCGGGTCTGCACTAACTTCCAGATTTTAGCGTACTGTCTGAAAAATTTATCATAGTCAAACCCTTTATGACTTGCAGCTATACCTAACATTGCTTTAATGCCGGTCATGTCTGCTATTGTCTCAGTGTGAACAAGTGCGCCGTTATAGTGCGTTCCGGTATCATCAACTATCATTGTGCTTAAATATTTTATGAGCCTGTCTGCGCGTTCGTTAAATTCTTTGAAGTCTTCAGCAGTCCACCACATGAACATATTGCCGGTTTTGTCGAATTGTGCGCCGCGTGTGTCGAATGCATGAGAAATTTCATGACCGATTACCATTCCGATAGCGCCGAGTTTCTGCTCATAAGACATTGAAGAATTATAGAAATCTCCTCCCAGAATGCCGGCTATAATGTTAATCGAGTTTTCTGAAGGCTTGTAATAGGCATTTACGACTGTAACATCAGAGATCCATAAATCGTGGTCTACTTTAGTGTTCAGACGGTCATAAAAATATTTCTTGATGCCGAAATCGCGAATTGACTCGAGAGCTTCTAACAATGTCCCGTTTGGATTTATTGTCAAGTCGGAATAATCGACCCATTTATCAGGATAAGCAGAATTAAGCCTCATTGAGTCAAGTTTCTCGATTGCTTTTGCGCGGGTTTGTTCGGAGAGCCATTTTTCAGATTTGAGCATTTCACGATAAAATTTCACTGTATCGCGCATAATTTGAGTAATCTCGTCTTTTGTCTGGCTGCTGACATGTTTAGACAGGTATAATTTAGAGACCGGAACAGATAAATTGCCGTGAACAAAATCTACTGCGATTTCATTATCGGGCTTGCTGCCTTTAGTGCCGTTGCGCTCGTTTGATAATCGCTGAAGTTCTCTATATGCGGGCTCGTCGATTTTTCCCATGTAGGAGCTTGCAAGGTTCCTGATTAGATATGCTTTAATTGAGTCAAGATTTTCGCTCGTGTATAAATCATTCAAAGCCTTTAACCATTCGGGTTGTTGGAGGTTCATGAGTCTTGAATTTGCTTTGTGAGCCTCTATTATGTCAGCGAAGGGGAAAATTTTAGATTTCTCGCGCAAATCATCAAGTGAAAGCGGGTTATAAGTTTTCTCGATAGCTTCAGGGGACTCAAGCTCATTAACGTTCATCATGTGAGCAGCAATTTTTTTCTCGAACTCGAAAGCACTTGCAATAATGCCTGAAATTTTTGACTCGTCATAGCCTAAACGCCTGAGCATATAATTAGCTACAGAGTCATTAAATTTTTTCGTGCGCGCTCCGTTTGTTGATAAATTTTTATATTCTGCCGAGTCTCCCAGTGATAAGCCGGTCGGTACTAATTCAAGATTGTAAGATTCAGAGTCTTTGTTGTCGAGTCCGAGTCCGAAATCAGCAATTACTAAGCTGTTATTAAAGCTCGTCTTTGACATAAAAAATTTGTTGAGATCATCAAGAGTCTTTATTGCTTCAATTTCGCGAATTAATTCGGGTAAATCGCCGAGACCGTTTTTATTTCGTTTGTCCCAGTCGAGCCAGAGAGAATATAAATTTTGTACGATTTCTGCGTCATGGCCGGT
This sequence is a window from Synergistaceae bacterium. Protein-coding genes within it:
- a CDS encoding cytidylate kinase-like family protein, which produces MNKIITIGREFGSGGREVGRKLAEILKVAYYDREIISEIAKRTSLSEKYVQNVAEHRPVIPFPIHTGRTFWAVIPDYNQSVQQEQHNIIREMASKSDCIIVGRGADYILRELNPFRLFIYSDMNSKIKRCQANKSSDYEKGAGMSENELAKRIEQINKSRADYYEFYTGQKWGDKANYDICINTGNIEPAKIAEFVAKIC
- a CDS encoding M13 family metallopeptidase, whose amino-acid sequence is MCFSKIFAALVIMSLFQVRAFAGEKTAQTPWLNTNLIGAVKNNDYHPSLKNDFYGAVNYEWLINAKLKPGYSRTGAFTELQDELDANLRAIMTDKSLTGHDAEIVQNLYSLWLDWDKRNKNGLGDLPELIREIEAIKTLDDLNKFFMSKTSFNNSLVIADFGLGLDNKDSESYNLELVPTGLSLGDSAEYKNLSTNGARTKKFNDSVANYMLRRLGYDESKISGIIASAFEFEKKIAAHMMNVNELESPEAIEKTYNPLSLDDLREKSKIFPFADIIEAHKANSRLMNLQQPEWLKALNDLYTSENLDSIKAYLIRNLASSYMGKIDEPAYRELQRLSNERNGTKGSKPDNEIAVDFVHGNLSVPVSKLYLSKHVSSQTKDEITQIMRDTVKFYREMLKSEKWLSEQTRAKAIEKLDSMRLNSAYPDKWVDYSDLTINPNGTLLEALESIRDFGIKKYFYDRLNTKVDHDLWISDVTVVNAYYKPSENSINIIAGILGGDFYNSSMSYEQKLGAIGMVIGHEISHAFDTRGAQFDKTGNMFMWWTAEDFKEFNERADRLIKYLSTMIVDDTGTHYNGALVHTETIADMTGIKAMLGIAASHKGFDYDKFFRQYAKIWKLVQTRERIDSLLKFDVHAMPYIRVNAIVQQFPEFFDTYKIVSGDEMYLAPDSRVAVW